A single genomic interval of Daucus carota subsp. sativus chromosome 1, DH1 v3.0, whole genome shotgun sequence harbors:
- the LOC108212153 gene encoding probable indole-3-pyruvate monooxygenase YUCCA9 produces the protein MFSFSEQNDMFSRRCVWVNGPVIIGAGPSGLAVGACLKEQGLPFVVLERADCIASLWQKRTYDRLKLHLPKQFCQLPKLPFPEHYPEYPTKKQFIDYLESYASHFGIKPQFNESVESAKYDEVCRSWRIRTVSTQGSTRSEVEYICQWIVVATGENAERVVPEIAGLGDFGGEVIHACEYKSGEKYSGKKVLVVGCGNSGMEVSLDLCNHNAKPSMVSRSSVHVLPREIFGKSTFELAMMMMKWLPLWLVDKILLILTWFILGNTDSYGLKRPSIGPMELKSTHGKTPVLDIGALEKIRSGDIEVVPGIKKFSKTMVELDNGEELDIDSVVLATGYCSNVPYWLQETEFFTKSGYPKTPFPNGWKGNTGLYAVGFTKRGLSGASSDAMKIAQDISRVWKEDLKQKKQKVPTHRRCISTF, from the exons ATGTTTAGTTTTTCAGAACAAAATGATATGTTTTCCCGCAGGTGTGTCTGGGTTAATGGTCCAGTAATCATCGGAGCTGGACCATCTGGACTAGCTGTGGGAGCTTGCCTTAAAGAACAAGGCCTCCCTTTCGTAGTTCTTGAAAGAGCTGATTGCATAGCTTCTTTGTGGCAGAAGAGAACTTATGATCGCCTTAAGCTTCACCTTCCAAAACAGTTCTGTCAACTTCCTAAACTACCATTCCCTGAACATTACCCAGAATATCCCACAAAAAAACAGTTCATTGATTATCTCGAATCATATGCAAGTCATTTTGGCATCAAACCACAATTTAATGAATCTGTGGAGTCTGCTAAGTACGATGAAGTCTGTCGTTCATGGAGAATCAGAACTGTTTCAACACAAGGATCTACTAGGTCTGAGGTTGAGTACATTTGTCAGTGGATTGTGGTAGCCACAGGAGAAAATGCAGAGCGAGTAGTCCCTGAAATTGCAGGACTAGGGGATTTTGGCGGTGAAGTTATTCATGCTTGCGAGTACAAGTCTGGTGAAAAATATAGTGGGAAAAAAGTTCTTGTTGTGGGATGTGGAAATTCAGGAATGGAAGTTTCACTTGATCTCTGTAATCACAATGCTAAACCATCAATGGTGTCTAGAAGCTCG gTCCATGTATTGCCAAGAGAAATATTCGGAAAATCAACATTTGAACTggcaatgatgatgatgaaatgGCTCCCTTTATGGCTAGTTGACAAGATATTGCTGATATTAACATGGTTTATACTCGGCAACACTGATAGTTATGGTTTGAAAAGGCCATCAATTGGTCCAATGGAGCTAAAGAGCACACATGGGAAAACACCTGTTCTTGATATTGGAGCATTGGAGAAGATCCGATCTGGCGATATTGAAGTGGTTCCTGGAATCAAAAAGTTCTCTAAAACTATGGTAGAACTTGATAATGGCGAAGAACTAGACATTGATTCAGTTGTTTTGGCCACTGGATACTGCAGTAATGTTCCCTACTGGCTACAAGAAACCGAGTTTTTCACCAAATCTGGATACCCCAAGACCCCATTCCCAAATGGATGGAAGGGAAACACTGGACTTTACGCTGTTGGATTCACAAAGAGAGGACTATCTGGTGCATCCTCAGATGCCATGAAAATTGCACAAGATATTTCCAGAGTCTGGAAGGAGGATTTGAAGCAGAAAAAACAAAAAGTCCCCACCCATAGAAGATGCATTTCGACATTCTGA
- the LOC108205032 gene encoding receptor-like serine/threonine-protein kinase ALE2 isoform X2, with the protein MLLHASVATSRVPYRTRVKPLKNSIVPSPSPSPSSQGPIASHRTGTLRRHHHHHHQTKPLAFSPSPSTVPGCNQICLEPLTSAPFGSLCSCVFPMKVRLLFDVSLLAIFPVINELEIEVAEGTYLKQSQVVITGASADDQNQDKTAVDINLVPLGEKFDNTTATLTYERFWQKKVPLNKTLFGTYDVASITYPGLPSLPLSGGHHSSGPSGSAGKQYPITADFINKSQKMNTRTILIISSSAVVVLVVCIGAVIVLLNCRKDGRPSNAVRHAYTPSVNRRSGIVSILSSPTSSKSASLFSAMPTSLLSVKTFTLAELQKATDKFNANRVLGEGGFGRVYHGLVEDGTEIAVKLITRESQNGDREFIAEVEMLSRLHHRNLVKLIGICFERHTRCLIYEVVPNGSVESHLHGVDKRKGPLDWDARLKIALGAARGLAYLHEDSNPRVIHRDFKASNVLLEDDFTPKVSDFGLAREATEGSQHISTRVMGTFGYVAPEYAMTGHLLVKSDVYSYGVVLLELLSGRQPVDMSQPSGQENLVTWARPLLTSREGLEQLVDPTLAGSYQFDDMAKVAAIANMCVHPEVTHRPFMGEVVQALKLIYNDTDGDCSSQRVSSAIDVDFKDDSVSDSSWWNAGGLTPRLTYGNATSFITMEYSSGPLDELGNRAFSGSSPMGDRVSLPIRHGNRSGPLRTVRSKPSFYRTKGSMSEHGLLSKRGWDEGASHEASF; encoded by the exons ATGTTATTGCATGCTTCAGTGGCTACTTCAAGAGTACCATATAGGACTCGAGTTAAGCCTCTGAAAAATTCCATAGtaccttctccatctccttctcCCTCATCTCAAG GTCCTATAGCTAGTCATAGAACTGGTACTCTAAGAAGACATCACCACCACCATCATCAAACTAAACCGCTTGCATTCTCTCCGTCACCATCGACTGTACCAG GTTGCAATCAAATATGTTTGGAGCCTCTTACTTCAGCTCCCTTTGGTTCACTCTGTAGTTGTGTGTTCCCTATGAAAGTGAGGCTTCTTTTTGATGTGTCTCTGCTTGCTATCTTCCCTGTTATTAATGAGCTAGAGATTGAGGTGGCAGAAGGCACATATCTAAAACAAAGCCAAGTAGTGATAACAGGTGCTAGTGCCGATGATCAAAATCAGGATAAAACAGCAGTTGATATTAACTTAGTGCCTCTAGGAGAGAAGTTTGATAACACCACTGCTACACTAACTTATGAGCGATTTTGGCAGAAGAAGGTGCCTCTTAATAAGACACTCTTTGGTACTTATGATGTTGCGTCAATTACTTATCCAG GACTTCCTTCTCTGCCACTGTCCGGGGGTCACCACAGTAGTGGTCCAAGTGGAAGTGCTGGAAAGCAGTACCCCATCACTGCAgattttatcaacaaaagccagAAAATGAATACGAGaactatattaattatatcatcATCTGCAGTGGTGGTCTTGGTTGTATGCATTGGAGCAGTCATTGTTCTCTTGAATTGCAGGAAAGATGGCAGACCATCAAATGCTGTTCGTCATGCTTATACACCATCTGTTAACAGGAGATCTG GAATTGTGTCCATCTTAAGTAGCCCCACTAGCTCAAAATCGGCATCCCTCTTTTCTGCCATGCccacttctttgctttctgtaAAAACATTTACGCTTGCTGAGCTGCAAAAGGCGACAGACAAATTCAATGCAAACAGAGTTCTGGGAGAAGGAGGATTTGGGCGTGTGTATCATGGCCTCGTGGAAGATGGGACTGAGATAGCAGTAAaattgattacaagagaaagtCAGAACGGAGATCGTGAATTCATTGCCGAAGTTGAGATGTTAAGCCGCTTACATCATCGCAACCTTGTGAAGTTGATTGGAATATGTTTTGAAAGGCATACGCGTTGCTTGATTTATGAAGTAGTTCCAAATGGCAGCGTTGAGTCTCATTTGCATG GTGTGGACAAGAGAAAGGGGCCTCTTGACTGGGATGCACGTTTGAAAATTGCTCTTGGTGCAGCCAGAGGATTAGCTTATCTTCATGAAGATTCTAATCCTCGCGTGATCCACCGCGATTTCAAAGCTAGCAATGTTTTACTTGAAGATGACTTCACTCCTAAGGTTTCTGATTTTGGGTTGGCAAGGGAAGCGACCGAAGGAAGTCAGCATATTTCAACTCGAGTAATGGGAACTTTTGG GTATGTTGCCCCTGAATATGCGATGACAGGACACCTACTAGTTAAGAGTGATGTGTACAGTTATGGGGTGGTTCTGTTAGAACTTCTTAGCGGAAGACAGCCTGTAGACATGTCTCAACCTTCTGGACAAGAGAACCTTGTGACTTGGGCGCGGCCCCTACTAACAAGCAGAGAGGGTTTGGAGCAGCTGGTGGACCCTACTTTAGCCGGAAGTTATCAATTTGATGATATGGCCAAGGTGGCGGCCATAGCTAACATGTGTGTTCATCCGGAGGTGACCCACAGACCATTCATGGGAGAAGTTGTGCAAGCTCTAAAACTAATATACAACGATACAGACGGGGACTGCTCTAGTCAAAGGGTATCGTCCGCTATAGATGTAGACTTCAAAGACGATTCTGTTTCTGATAGCAGTTGGTGGAATGCAGGTGGATTAACCCCACGTTTAACATATGGCAACGCCACCTCTTTCATAACAATGGAATACAGTTCTGGTCCACTCGACGAACTAGGGAACAGAGCATTTTCAGGTTCAAGTCCAATGGGAGACCGGGTGTCGCTACCAATTAGACATGGCAATAGGTCAGGTCCACTGAGGACAGTCCGGAGCAAGCCGTCTTTTTATAGAACAAAGGGAAGCATGAGTGAACATGGTTTACTCTCAAAGCGAGGATGGGACGAAGGTGCCAGCCATGAAGCTTCTTTTTAG
- the LOC108205032 gene encoding receptor-like serine/threonine-protein kinase ALE2 isoform X1 has product MSTTLILLLFFFHLLFLLSTSFGIPFQHIFLSPSIQPAKRELIRIFLPEHERFMLLHASVATSRVPYRTRVKPLKNSIVPSPSPSPSSQGPIASHRTGTLRRHHHHHHQTKPLAFSPSPSTVPGCNQICLEPLTSAPFGSLCSCVFPMKVRLLFDVSLLAIFPVINELEIEVAEGTYLKQSQVVITGASADDQNQDKTAVDINLVPLGEKFDNTTATLTYERFWQKKVPLNKTLFGTYDVASITYPGLPSLPLSGGHHSSGPSGSAGKQYPITADFINKSQKMNTRTILIISSSAVVVLVVCIGAVIVLLNCRKDGRPSNAVRHAYTPSVNRRSGIVSILSSPTSSKSASLFSAMPTSLLSVKTFTLAELQKATDKFNANRVLGEGGFGRVYHGLVEDGTEIAVKLITRESQNGDREFIAEVEMLSRLHHRNLVKLIGICFERHTRCLIYEVVPNGSVESHLHGVDKRKGPLDWDARLKIALGAARGLAYLHEDSNPRVIHRDFKASNVLLEDDFTPKVSDFGLAREATEGSQHISTRVMGTFGYVAPEYAMTGHLLVKSDVYSYGVVLLELLSGRQPVDMSQPSGQENLVTWARPLLTSREGLEQLVDPTLAGSYQFDDMAKVAAIANMCVHPEVTHRPFMGEVVQALKLIYNDTDGDCSSQRVSSAIDVDFKDDSVSDSSWWNAGGLTPRLTYGNATSFITMEYSSGPLDELGNRAFSGSSPMGDRVSLPIRHGNRSGPLRTVRSKPSFYRTKGSMSEHGLLSKRGWDEGASHEASF; this is encoded by the exons GGATACCTTTTCAGCACATCTTTTTATCTCCTTCCATTCAGCCAGCCAAACGAGAGTTGATCAGAATTTTTTTACCAGAACATG AAAGGTTTATGTTATTGCATGCTTCAGTGGCTACTTCAAGAGTACCATATAGGACTCGAGTTAAGCCTCTGAAAAATTCCATAGtaccttctccatctccttctcCCTCATCTCAAG GTCCTATAGCTAGTCATAGAACTGGTACTCTAAGAAGACATCACCACCACCATCATCAAACTAAACCGCTTGCATTCTCTCCGTCACCATCGACTGTACCAG GTTGCAATCAAATATGTTTGGAGCCTCTTACTTCAGCTCCCTTTGGTTCACTCTGTAGTTGTGTGTTCCCTATGAAAGTGAGGCTTCTTTTTGATGTGTCTCTGCTTGCTATCTTCCCTGTTATTAATGAGCTAGAGATTGAGGTGGCAGAAGGCACATATCTAAAACAAAGCCAAGTAGTGATAACAGGTGCTAGTGCCGATGATCAAAATCAGGATAAAACAGCAGTTGATATTAACTTAGTGCCTCTAGGAGAGAAGTTTGATAACACCACTGCTACACTAACTTATGAGCGATTTTGGCAGAAGAAGGTGCCTCTTAATAAGACACTCTTTGGTACTTATGATGTTGCGTCAATTACTTATCCAG GACTTCCTTCTCTGCCACTGTCCGGGGGTCACCACAGTAGTGGTCCAAGTGGAAGTGCTGGAAAGCAGTACCCCATCACTGCAgattttatcaacaaaagccagAAAATGAATACGAGaactatattaattatatcatcATCTGCAGTGGTGGTCTTGGTTGTATGCATTGGAGCAGTCATTGTTCTCTTGAATTGCAGGAAAGATGGCAGACCATCAAATGCTGTTCGTCATGCTTATACACCATCTGTTAACAGGAGATCTG GAATTGTGTCCATCTTAAGTAGCCCCACTAGCTCAAAATCGGCATCCCTCTTTTCTGCCATGCccacttctttgctttctgtaAAAACATTTACGCTTGCTGAGCTGCAAAAGGCGACAGACAAATTCAATGCAAACAGAGTTCTGGGAGAAGGAGGATTTGGGCGTGTGTATCATGGCCTCGTGGAAGATGGGACTGAGATAGCAGTAAaattgattacaagagaaagtCAGAACGGAGATCGTGAATTCATTGCCGAAGTTGAGATGTTAAGCCGCTTACATCATCGCAACCTTGTGAAGTTGATTGGAATATGTTTTGAAAGGCATACGCGTTGCTTGATTTATGAAGTAGTTCCAAATGGCAGCGTTGAGTCTCATTTGCATG GTGTGGACAAGAGAAAGGGGCCTCTTGACTGGGATGCACGTTTGAAAATTGCTCTTGGTGCAGCCAGAGGATTAGCTTATCTTCATGAAGATTCTAATCCTCGCGTGATCCACCGCGATTTCAAAGCTAGCAATGTTTTACTTGAAGATGACTTCACTCCTAAGGTTTCTGATTTTGGGTTGGCAAGGGAAGCGACCGAAGGAAGTCAGCATATTTCAACTCGAGTAATGGGAACTTTTGG GTATGTTGCCCCTGAATATGCGATGACAGGACACCTACTAGTTAAGAGTGATGTGTACAGTTATGGGGTGGTTCTGTTAGAACTTCTTAGCGGAAGACAGCCTGTAGACATGTCTCAACCTTCTGGACAAGAGAACCTTGTGACTTGGGCGCGGCCCCTACTAACAAGCAGAGAGGGTTTGGAGCAGCTGGTGGACCCTACTTTAGCCGGAAGTTATCAATTTGATGATATGGCCAAGGTGGCGGCCATAGCTAACATGTGTGTTCATCCGGAGGTGACCCACAGACCATTCATGGGAGAAGTTGTGCAAGCTCTAAAACTAATATACAACGATACAGACGGGGACTGCTCTAGTCAAAGGGTATCGTCCGCTATAGATGTAGACTTCAAAGACGATTCTGTTTCTGATAGCAGTTGGTGGAATGCAGGTGGATTAACCCCACGTTTAACATATGGCAACGCCACCTCTTTCATAACAATGGAATACAGTTCTGGTCCACTCGACGAACTAGGGAACAGAGCATTTTCAGGTTCAAGTCCAATGGGAGACCGGGTGTCGCTACCAATTAGACATGGCAATAGGTCAGGTCCACTGAGGACAGTCCGGAGCAAGCCGTCTTTTTATAGAACAAAGGGAAGCATGAGTGAACATGGTTTACTCTCAAAGCGAGGATGGGACGAAGGTGCCAGCCATGAAGCTTCTTTTTAG